In Phacochoerus africanus isolate WHEZ1 chromosome 1, ROS_Pafr_v1, whole genome shotgun sequence, the following are encoded in one genomic region:
- the MB21D2 gene encoding nucleotidyltransferase MB21D2, producing the protein MVQKLDQKLPVANEYLLLSGGVREGVVDLDLDELNVYARGTDYDMDFTLLVPALKLHDRNQPVTLDMRHSALCHSWLSLRLFDEGTISKWKDCCTIVDHINGATNYFFSPTKVADWFYDSISIVLSEIQKKPQRGMPKVEKVEKNGTIISIILGVGSSRMLYDIVPVVSFKGWPAVAQSWLMENHFWDGKITEEEVISGFYLVPACSYKGKKDNEWRLSFARSEVQLKKCISSSLMQAYQACKAIIIKLLSRPKAISPYHLRSMMLWACDRLPANYLAQEDYAAHFLLGLIDDLQHCLVNKMCPNYFIPQCNMLEHLSEETVMLHARKLSSVRSDPAEHLRTAIEHVKAANRLTLELQRRGSTTSIPSPQSDGGDPNQPDDRLAKKLQQLVTENPGKSISVFINPDDVTRPHFRIDDKFF; encoded by the coding sequence ATGGTGCAAAAGCTGGACCAAAAACTTCCAGTGGCCAATGAATACCTGTTGCTCTCTGGAGGAGTCCGGGAAGGTGTGGTAGACCTAGACTTAGATGAGCTTAATGTCTACGCCCGAGGAACCGACTATGATATGGACTTCACTCTTCTGGTGCCCGCCCTTAAGCTGCATGACCGTAATCAGCCTGTGACCCTGGATATGCGCCACTCAGCCTTGTGCCACTCTTGGCTGAGCCTTCGGCTCTTCGACGAGGGGACGATCAGTAAGTGGAAAGACTGCTGCACCATCGTAGATCACATCAATGGTGCCACCAACTACTTCTTCTCCCCAACCAAAGTGGCCGACTGGTTCTATGACTCCATCAGCATTGTCCTCTCGGAGATACAGAAGAAACCTCAGCGAGGGATGCCAAAGGTGGAAAAGGTAGAAAAGAATGGGaccatcatctccatcattcTGGGTGTGGGGAGCAGTCGCATGTTGTACGACATTGTCCCGGTGGTGTCTTTCAAAGGTTGGCCTGCAGTGGCCCAGAGCTGGCTCATGGAGAACCACTTTTGGGATGGGAAGATCACAGAAGAAGAGGTCATCAGTGGGTTTTACTTGGTGCCTGCTTGCTCCTACAAGGGAAAGAAGGACAATGAGTGGCGGCTGTCCTTTGCCAGGAGCGAGGTGCAGTTGAAGAAGTGCATCTCCAGCAGCCTCATGCAGGCCTACCAGGCTTGCAAAGCCATCATCATTAAACTCCTGTCCCGGCCCAAGGCCATCAGCCCCTATCACCTGCGGAGCATGATGCTCTGGGCCTGCGACAGACTTCCTGCCAACTACTTAGCCCAAGAAGACTATGCAGCCCACTTTTTGCTGGGCCTCATTGATGACCTGCAGCACTGTCTGGTCAACAAGATGTGCCCCAATTATTTCATCCCACAGTGCAACATGCTGGAGCACCTGTCAGAAGAGACGGTGATGCTCCACGCGCGGAAGCTCTCCTCGGTCCGCTCAGACCCGGCGGAGCACTTGCGCACAGCCATTGAGCACGTCAAGGCAGCCAACCGGCTGACGCTGGAGCTCCAGAGGCGAGGGAGCACCACCAGCATCCCCTCCCCGCAATCCGACGGAGGGGACCCCAACCAGCCCGATGACCGCTTGGCCAAAAAACTGCAGCAGCTCGTGACTGAGAACCCGGGGAAGTCCATCTCTGTCTTTATTAACCCTGATGATGTGACAAGGCCCCATTTCAGAATTGATGATAAATTTTTCTGA